In the Loxodonta africana isolate mLoxAfr1 chromosome 1, mLoxAfr1.hap2, whole genome shotgun sequence genome, one interval contains:
- the AKIRIN2 gene encoding akirin-2, with product MACGATLKRTLDFDPLLSPASPKRRRCAPLSAPTSAAASPSAAAAATAASFSAAAASPQKYHRMEPSPFGDVSSRLTTEQILYNIKQEYKRMQKRRHLETSFQQTDPCCTSDAQPHAFLLSGPASPGTSSASSSPLKKEQPLFTLRQVGMICERLLKEREEKVREEYEEILNTKLAEQYDAFVKFTHDQIMRRYGEQPASYVS from the exons ATGGCGTGCGGAGCCACTCTGAAAAGGACTCTTGATTTCGACCCACTGCTGAGCCCGGCGTCCCCAAAGCGGAGGCGATGTGCACCGTTGTCGGCGCCCACCTCGGCCGCTGCCTCTCCGTCGGCGGCGGCAGCGGCCACAGCCGCCTCCTTCTCGGCCGCCGCTGCCTCGCCGCAGAAGTATCACCGAATGGAGCCGTCCCCCTTCGGCGATGTCTCCTCTCGCCTCACTACAG aacaaATTCTGTACAATATAAAACAAGAGTATAAACGTATGCAGAAGAGAAGACACTTAGAAACTAGTTTCCAACAGACAGATCCATGTTGTACATCTGATGCACAGCCACATGCATTTCTCCTAAGTGGACCAGCTTCACCAG GGACTTCatctgcatcatcctcaccattaaaaaaagaacagccTTTATTCACTCTGCGGCAGGTTGGGATGATCTGTGAACGTTTGTTGAAAGAACGTGAAGAGAAAGTTCGAGAAGAGTATGAAGAAATATTGAACACAAAACTTGCAG AACAATATGACGCATTTGTGAAGTTTACGCATGATCAAATAATGCGACGATACGGAGAACAGCCTGCTAGTt ATGTTTCATGA